GCGAAGCCGCCCAGCGCACCGCCGACCTGGTCGCCGAGGAGCACGGGGTCCGCGCGCTGGGCGTGCGGGCCGACGTCACCGATCAGGCGTCGGTCGACGTGGCTGTCAGCGCGGTCGAAGCCTCGGAGCTCCCGGCGGTCGCCGCCCTGGTCAACAACGCGGGCATCACCCGCCCCACCCGCTTCCTGGACATCGAACCCGAGGAGTGGGACCTGGTGTTCAAGGTCAACGTCACCGGCACCTACCTGGTGACCCAGCGCGTGCTGCCCGGCCTGGTGGAGCGCGGGTACGGCCGCATCGTCAACGTCTCCTCGGTCAGCGCGCAGCGCGGTGGCGGCGTGTTCGGCGGCTCGCACTACTCCGCGGCGAAGGCCGCCGTGCTCGGCCTCACCAAGGCGCTGGCGCGGGAGGTCGGCCCGAACGGGGTCGTGGTCAACGCGGTCACGCCGGGCCTCATCGACACCGACATCACCGGCGGTCTGCTGACCGGTGAGCGCAAGGAGGAGCTGATCGCCGGCGTGCCGGTCGGGCGCAACGGCCGCACCACCGACGTCGCCGCCACCATCGCTTTCCTCTCGGGTGACGCCGTCGGCTACATCACCGGCGCCACGTTCGACATCAACGGCGGCTCGCACATCAACTGATCACGCGGCCTGCCGCGTCGTTTCCAGGTGCCTCGCGACGTGCGACGACGTGCTCCTGGAAGCTCGACCGGCCGGGGACCGCCCACCCGCCGCACCGCCTCAACGACGAGGATCACGGAAAGAACGAGTGGTATGCCCAACTCCCTCATCCTGCTGCACACGGCCATCACCGTGGTCGGCATCGTCACGCTGATCGTGGCGGCACGGCTCAACCCGGTCATCGTGCTGGTGCTGGGTTCGCTCTACCTGGGGCTGGCCACCGGCCTCGGTTTCGAGGAGACCGCGAAGGCCGTCACGGACGGCTTCGGCGGCTTGATGGCCGAGGTCGGCCTCATCATCGGGTTCGGCGTGCTGCTGGGCTCGCTGCTGTCGGCGACCGGGACGTTGCAGCGCATCGTCGAGCTGTTCCTGAAGGCCTTCGGCAAGTCCCGGTCGCCGTACGCGCTCGGGCTGTCCTCCGGCGTGGTGTTCCCGGCGATCTACTTCGACGTGGCGCTGGTGATGCTGGCGCCCATCGCCCGGTCGGTCGCGGCGCGCACCGGGGCGAGCGTCGCCGCCGTCGGCGGGGCGCTGGCCATCGGCCTGGAGGTGGGCCTGCTGATGGTGCTGCCGGGCGCGGCGGCGCTGGCGATCAGCGGTTCGCTGGGCGTCGGGCCGGGCATGATGCTGCTGTGCGGCATCGGGATCGGGGTGCTCTCGATCGTCATCTCGGTGTTCCTGCACGGCAGGCTGATGCGCCGCACGTGGAATCCGGCGAAGGACGAGGTCGCCGCCGACGGCGGCCCCCAGGGCGTGGAGGCCGCTGCGGAGGAGTCGCCGCGCCGAACCCTGCCGCTGATCGTGCTGGTCCTGCCGGTGCTGGTGCCGCTGGCCCTGATCGTGCTGGGCACGGTGACGGAGACGGCGGGCGTGCAGATCGGCTGGGTCTCGTTCCTGGCCGATCCGGTGGTGGCGCTGCTGTTCGGCCTGCTCATCGGCTGCGCGCTCACGGCGTGGACGTTGTCGCGCGACGCGGTGGAACGGGCGCTGACCAGGGGTGCTTCGACGAGCGGCACGATCCTGCTGTTCACCGGTGTCGCGGGCTCGCTCGGCGAGGTGATCAGCCGGACCGGGGTGGGCGACATCGTCTCCGGCTTGTTCCACGCGGGCAGCGCGTCGCCGCTGCTGCTGGCGTGGGCGGTCGCGGCGCTGCTGCGGCTGGCGCAGGGGTCGGGGTCGGTCGCGGCGATCACCGGCGCGACGCTGCTCGCCCCGGTGGTCGGCGAACTCGGCACTCCCGCGGTGCTGGTGGCGCTGGCCGCCGCCGCGGGCGCGAGCTTCGGCGGGCACGTCAGCGACAACACCTTCTGGATGTTCCGCACGATGCTCGGGTTGTCCACTCGGGGCGCCTTCCAGGTCTACACCGTCGCCCAGTCGATCATGTCCGTGGTCGCGCTGGCGCTGGTGCTGGCCGCGGACCTGGTGCTGTGAGCCGCTGACGCCCCGCGCGTTCACCCGGCGGGAGAGGCCGGGACGGACGCACCCTGGTGGTCGGCGTGCTGCCGGACCGGGGGCGCGCTTCGAGAATCGGGCGGCGCCGTCGCGCGGGCCGCCTGGCGCGAAGCCGTGGTGGGGCGGGGAAACGATGACGCGCTTGTTCAACGATCCGGCCTCGTTCGCCGAGGACGCGCTGGCCGGTTTCTGCGACCTGCACGCCGCGCGGGTGCGCAGGGTCGAGGGCGGAGTGGTGCGAGCGGTCCCGTCGGCGCAGGGCAACGTGGCGGTGGTCGCCGGAGGGGGCTCCGGGCACTACCCGGCGTTCCACGGGCTCGTCGGAGCGGGATTGGCCGAGGGCGCGGTGGTGGGCGACGTGTTCACCTCGCCGTCGTCGCGGGAGGTGTTGTCGGTGGCGCGGGCCGCGCACCGCGGTGGTGGCGTGCTGTTCGCCTTCGGCAACCGCGCGGGCACCGTCGAGAACTTCGAGGCCGCGCGGGCGCGGTTGTTCCGGGACGGCATCGACTGCCGCGCGGTGGCGGTCACCGACGACATCGCTTCGGCGCAGGCTCCGTCGCGGCGCAGCGGGGCCGCCGGGAACTTCGTGGTGCTCAAGATGGCGGCGGCAGCGGCGGACCAGGGCCTGGTGCTCGACGAGGTGCAGCGGGTCGCGGTCACCGCCAACGAGCGCACCCGGACCCTCGGCGTCGCGGTGGACGGGTGCACCTTGCCGGGGCGGGACGGTCCGCTGTTCACGGAACCGGTCGGCAAGGTCGGGCTGGGGCCGGGTGCGCGGGGCGAGCCGGCGGCGTCCGGCGTGGGCTTCTCCACGGCGGCGGAACTCGCCGACGTCGTCGTCGACGGGGTGCTGGCGGAGTCCCCGGCCGGCGCGGGCGGCCGGGTCGGCGTGGTGCTCAACGGGTTGGGACGCACCGAGCACGAGGAGCTGTTCGTGCTGTGGTCCCGGATCGCGGCGCGGTTGCGCGGCGCCGGGCTGGAGGCCGTGGAACCGGAGTCCGGCGAGCTCGTGACCAGTCTCGACACGGCGGGCGTGTCGCTGACCCTGGTGTGGCTGGACGAGGAGCTGGAGCGGTTCTGGCGCGCCTCGGCCGACGCTCCCGCGTACCGCAAGCGCGCTCGGCCGCGGACCGCGACGGTGCGGGCCGTCGCGGATAGTGCTCCCGCGAGCCTGCGGGCGTACCCCGAATCGCTCCTGGAGTCCCGCCGGGCCGCGACGGCGGCGGCCTCGGTGCTGGGCGAGATCCACCGGGTGATCGAGGCGCACGCCGCGGAGATCGACCGGCTCGA
This window of the Saccharopolyspora gloriosae genome carries:
- a CDS encoding SDR family NAD(P)-dependent oxidoreductase; translation: MSESARTALITGAGSERGIGRETARELAAAGFDIAVLDLDGEAAQRTADLVAEEHGVRALGVRADVTDQASVDVAVSAVEASELPAVAALVNNAGITRPTRFLDIEPEEWDLVFKVNVTGTYLVTQRVLPGLVERGYGRIVNVSSVSAQRGGGVFGGSHYSAAKAAVLGLTKALAREVGPNGVVVNAVTPGLIDTDITGGLLTGERKEELIAGVPVGRNGRTTDVAATIAFLSGDAVGYITGATFDINGGSHIN
- a CDS encoding GntP family permease, which codes for MPNSLILLHTAITVVGIVTLIVAARLNPVIVLVLGSLYLGLATGLGFEETAKAVTDGFGGLMAEVGLIIGFGVLLGSLLSATGTLQRIVELFLKAFGKSRSPYALGLSSGVVFPAIYFDVALVMLAPIARSVAARTGASVAAVGGALAIGLEVGLLMVLPGAAALAISGSLGVGPGMMLLCGIGIGVLSIVISVFLHGRLMRRTWNPAKDEVAADGGPQGVEAAAEESPRRTLPLIVLVLPVLVPLALIVLGTVTETAGVQIGWVSFLADPVVALLFGLLIGCALTAWTLSRDAVERALTRGASTSGTILLFTGVAGSLGEVISRTGVGDIVSGLFHAGSASPLLLAWAVAALLRLAQGSGSVAAITGATLLAPVVGELGTPAVLVALAAAAGASFGGHVSDNTFWMFRTMLGLSTRGAFQVYTVAQSIMSVVALALVLAADLVL
- a CDS encoding dihydroxyacetone kinase family protein codes for the protein MTRLFNDPASFAEDALAGFCDLHAARVRRVEGGVVRAVPSAQGNVAVVAGGGSGHYPAFHGLVGAGLAEGAVVGDVFTSPSSREVLSVARAAHRGGGVLFAFGNRAGTVENFEAARARLFRDGIDCRAVAVTDDIASAQAPSRRSGAAGNFVVLKMAAAAADQGLVLDEVQRVAVTANERTRTLGVAVDGCTLPGRDGPLFTEPVGKVGLGPGARGEPAASGVGFSTAAELADVVVDGVLAESPAGAGGRVGVVLNGLGRTEHEELFVLWSRIAARLRGAGLEAVEPESGELVTSLDTAGVSLTLVWLDEELERFWRASADAPAYRKRARPRTATVRAVADSAPASLRAYPESLLESRRAATAAASVLGEIHRVIEAHAAEIDRLDAVAADGDHGRSMARGTGAAHAAAMTAVRAGAGVRSTLAGAGDAWAARAGGTSGVLWGTGLRAFAGELSDGEAPSAAELAAGVAAFAESIVRTGGAQQGDKTMVDAIAPFAAEFAGSGSWARAAEAARAAAGETASLQPKVGRARPMAQRSLGTSDPGAMSFALIAETIAAAAGTAG